From the genome of Anopheles moucheti chromosome 3, idAnoMoucSN_F20_07, whole genome shotgun sequence, one region includes:
- the LOC128305315 gene encoding plasma kallikrein-like, protein MQWFTVLITIGIVAVSAVGSDGQELPVKSPVENLSHIPRPLEHDANKPNIATASNKLSTNGYLVFSGQFPYHAELYVDNGVITANTHTCGSLITPNYILTRGNTLQASKLHGVAVLGVDDGSDPTTQQSINFTEGDIRLLPMHDLATVRLEHPVIITKFVQPIRLPRLSDDRWYEMMEGTTVGGYTTTSRCIRNQIMSNDDCQKQHPQVDISSYHICTNTYFGGAFCNRAYGSGLIVEGEKERMLVGITILASLCNVNYPIVYLRVSEFRDLIAMNSDYVFDA, encoded by the exons ATGCAGTGGTTCACGGTGTTAATTACGATTGGTATTGTTGCAGTGTCTGCAGTGGGAAGTGATGGGCAAGAGTTGCCAGTAAAGTCGCCAGTCGAGAACTTAAGCCACATTCCGCGGCCGTTAGAACATGATGCGAACAAACCAAACATCGCGACCGCGTCAAATAAGCTGTCTACGAATGGATATCTTGTGTTCTCTGGACAATTCCCGTACCATGCAGAGCTCTACGTTGACAATGGCGTAATTACAGCCAATACCCACACTTGCGGATCCCTCATCACACCAAATTACATCCTTACTCGCGGGAATACATTACAAGCAAGTAAGCTTCATGGAGTAGCAGTTTTGGGTGTTGATGATGGAAGTGATCCAACAACGCAGCAGAGTATCAACTTCACCGAAGGTGATATACGTCTACTTCCTATGCATGACTTGGCAACAGTTCGTCTGGAACATCCGGTAATAATCACAAAGTTTGTGCAGCCGATTCGTTTGCCTAGATTATCCGATGATCGCTGGTATGAGATGATGGAGGGCACAACCGTCGGGG GATATACGACAACGTCGAGATGCATACGCAATCAGATAATGTCGAATGACGATTGCCAAAAGCAACATCCTCAAGTGGACATTTCTTCATACCATATTTGTACGAACACTTACTTTGGAGGTGCATTCTGTAACAGAGCGTATGGTTCTGGGTTGATCGTTGAAGGAGAGAAGGAACGTATGCTGGTTGGTATTACGATTTTGGCGTCATTGTGCAATGTGAACTATCCAATTGTTTATTTACGTGTTTCGGAGTTTCGCGACTTGATTGCTATGAACTCGGACTATGTGTTTGATGCTTAG
- the LOC128304943 gene encoding uncharacterized protein LOC128304943, whose amino-acid sequence MISIGRRNELRPMAVGLALIVFIGVTVSGQEHGADVKVEKSASIDSSALLEAALCAVKSNPGQCVRQQAARVLTNWEDILNAKKMEMLAEADKEVTARQQSRGLSDAEIARGKPSTLMQQIETGLTALSEFVSEGVDEYVSDKEQGKEEDASSKTHLHHLLKLGNAAGNAGPTQDGAPVGRADADDEDYRDQLAAVEDGLVNYAGLAGSPDKALGRGKQEGDQLDYGFGSGEPSAGHGGGSRSAIDGDRTATGYGAVQHQQQKQQQEQEQLQQQHHQPSLPSGDGRDGAMAEGRRIVVPPKAIPSTAAVRFDDDDDVGGLRRRRKRKGKKKKTFMKLFILGAALKAKIELLLKILSFKLQLKFFAVALIGLLINIARFWIDFKKQPSPQKVIYYEHAQHQHHYDDHGDGDFGGYWKRSLHGVHDDEPSYQGGHDRAERYDEPYLYRNPKYNPSGNHYAPQLADPHAMAYQQQRPY is encoded by the exons ATGATTAGCATAGGCAGGCGGAACGAGCTGCGACCGATGGCGGTGGGGTTGGCACTGATCGTCTTCATCGGAGTGACCGTTTCGGGCCAGGAGCACGGTGCCGATGTGAAAGTGGAAAAATCAG CTTCAATCGATTCATCAGCCCTGCTCGAGGCAGCACTCTGCGCGGTAAAGTCAAACCCGGGCCAGTGCGTACGGCAACAGGCGGCCCGTGTGCTCACCAACTGGGAAGACATTCTGAACGCGAAGAAGATGGAAATGCTCG CCGAAGCCGACAAGGAGGTAACAGCACGACAGCAAAGCCGAGGTCTCAGTGATGCTGAGATTGCACGCGGTAAACCCTCCACTCTGATGCAGCAGATCGAAACCGGTCTCACCGCACTATCGGAGTTCGTTTCGGAAGGTGTCGATGA ATACGTCTCCGACAAGGAACAGGGCAAGGAGGAGGACGCCTCATCGAAGACGCATCTGCATCATCTGCTGAAGCTAGGTAACGCAGCTGGTAATGCCGGCCCGACCCAGGACGGTGCTCCCGTCGGTCGCGCGGACGCCGACGACGAGGACTACCGCGATCAGCTCGCTGCTGTGGAGGATGGTTTGGTGAATTATGCTGGCTTGGCGGGCAGCCCGGATAAAGCACTTGGTAGAGGCAAGCAAGAGGGTGACCAACTGGATTATGGGTTTGGTAGTGGCGAACCTAGTGCTGGTCATGGAGGTGGGTCTCGTAGTGCCATTGACGGCGATAGGACGGCTACAGGCTACGGTGCGGTGCAACACCAACAGcagaaacagcagcaggagcaggagcagctacagcagcaacaccaccaACCGTCGCTACCGTCGGGCGACGGTCGGGACGGGGCGATGGCCGAAGGGCGCCGTATAGTGGTGCCGCCGAAAGCCATCCCTTCCACAGCCGCCGTTCgcttcgatgatgacgacgacgtcGGTGGACTGCGCAGACGAC GCAAGCGCAagggcaagaagaagaagacctTCATGAAGCTGTTCATTTTGGGAGCTGCTCTCAAGGCTAAGATAGAGCTGTTGCTGAAGATCTTGTCCTTTAAGTTACAGTTGAAATTCTTCGCCGTGGCTCTGATCGGTCTGCTGATCAACATCGCTCGGTTCTGGATCGACTTCAAGAAACAACCTTCTCCACAAAAG GTGATCTACTACGAGCATGCACAGCATCAACATCACTACGATGATCACGGCGACGGTGATTTCGGTGGTTACTGGAAACGATCGTTGCACGGTGTCCATGACGACGAGCCCAGCTATCAGGGTGGTCATGATCGTGCGGAACGCTACGATGAACCCTACCTGTACCGTAACCCGAAGTACAACCCATCCGGCAACCATTACGCGCCACAGCTTGCCGATCCGCATGCGATGGCgtaccagcagcagcggccATACTGA